Proteins encoded in a region of the Buteo buteo chromosome 11, bButBut1.hap1.1, whole genome shotgun sequence genome:
- the YPEL1 gene encoding protein yippee-like 1, with translation MVKMTKSKTFQAYLPNCHRTYSCIHCRAHLANHDELISKSFQGSQGRAYLFNSVVNVGCGPAEERVLLTGLHAVADIYCENCKTTLGWKYEHAFESSQKYKEGKFIIELAHMIKDNGWE, from the exons ATggtaaaaatgacaaaatcaaAAACGTTCCAGGCTTACCTGCCAAACTGTCATCGAACCTACAGCTGTATCCACTGCAGAGCCCATCTAGCCAATCATGATGAATTGATCTCCAAG tccTTCCAGGGAAGCCAGGGACGAGCCTACCTCTTTAATTCTGT ggtAAATGTGGGCTGTGGTCCAGCAGAGGAAAGAGTTCTTCTGACAGGTTTACATGCTGTAGCAGATATCTATTGTGAAAACTGTAAGACCACTCTTGGATGGAAATAT gaaCATGCTTTTGAGAGCAGTCAGAaatacaaagaaggaaaatttatcATTGAACTTGCCCACATGATAAAAGACAATGGCTGGGAGTGA